Sequence from the Streptomyces peucetius genome:
CACACGCTCACCGAGGATGCCGGTCGGCCGGAACATCAGAACGGCGATCAGCACGACGAACGCACCGACATGGCGCCATTCACCGCCGAAGATCGGCACCGTCAGAGTCTCCACGACGCCCAGCATCAGACCACCGAGCATGGCACCGCGGATGTTGCCGATACCGCCGACAACCGCCGCCGCGAACGCGGTGATGCCGGGAATGAAGCCCATGTCGAACTTGACCTGCGTGAACGTGCCGTACAGGAAACCCGCCGCGCCACCGAGCAGACCGCCGATGACGAACGTACGCGAGACGACCTTGTCGATGTCCACACCCATCAGACCGGCGACCTCGGCATCCTGCGACACCGCCCGGATACCCGAACCGAGCTTGGTGCGGTTCACCACCATGTCGAGACCGACCATCATGACCACGGCCGACGCCAGCAGCAGCAGCTGCGTCACATTCAGATCGGCGCCGAAGACCGAGAGAACCTTCTTGTTCTCGTACGCCGAGGGCATCGGCAGCGGATCACGGCCGAACAGCTTGCCCGCGAGGTTGTAGAGGAAGAACGAGGCACCGATCGCGGTGATCAGGAAGATGAGCCGTGGAGCACCTCTGCGGCGCAACGGCCGATAGGCGACCTTCTCCAGGCCGTACGCCGTAAGAGCACCGAACGCCGCGCCGGCCACCAGACCGAGCACCACGAATCCGGCCGAGGCGAGACCCGAGGGAGAATCCCCCGGCGCCACCACGGTGAGAGCGATGAGACCGCCGTAGGCACCCAGCATGAACACCTCGCTGTGCGCGAAGTTGATCAGCTGGAGCACACCGTAGACGAGGGTGTAACCAATGGCGATGACGGCATAGATGGAGCCGAGCACCACCCCTAGGACCAGATAGTCCCAGAATTCAACAAGGGACATCGAACGTACTTCCTTGTGGGAGCTGTGCGGGCGGGCCGGCGGTGCGATCGGCACACGACTGGGACCCGCGCCATGTGTGCGGGGACGGCACCGGGCCGCGTCCTACGGAGACTGGACGCGGCCCGGCACCCGGATCAGCTACCGGCCAGCTCCTGGATCGACCCCTGGTACTCGATCTTGCCGCTCTTGACCTGGTACAGGTAGATGTTCGAGATCTTCAGCTCGCCCTTGTCGTCGAAGGAGAACTCCTTCGTCAGACCCTTGTACGAACCCTTCGACAGCGCGTCGTAGACACTCGCGCGGTCCGCCTTGTCACCCAGCTTCTTCAGCTCCTGGATGACGTAGTTCGTCAGGTCGTACGACTCGGCCGAGTACGTACCCGGGTCGACCTTGAACTTCTTCTTGTAGTCCGCGCTGAACTGCTTGGTGCTCGCCTCGACCGTGGCATCCGTGCACGGGCAGGTGAGGAACCAGTTGTTCGCCGCGTCGCCGGCCAGCTCGACGAACTTCATGTCGTTCGTACCGTCACCGGAGATCGCCGCGCCCTTGTAGCCGGCCTCGGCCAGCTTCACCGCGAACGGAGCAGCATCCTGGTAGTAGCCCGCGTAAATCAGCGCGTCGGCCTTGGAGTTGACGACATCCTTGGCCGCGGCACTGTAGTCCGGAGTCTTGGCCGGAACGGACTTCTTGACGACCTCGATACCGGCCGCCGTCAGCTTCTCGTTCGCCACCTTGGCCAGACCCACGCCGTAGTCCGACTTGTCATCGACCAGGTAGACCTTCTTGGCCTTCAGCTTCTTCGCGTAGTAGTCCGCCATGCCGGCGCCCTGAGCGCTGTCATTCGGCACACCGCGCAGGAACGTCTTGAAACCCTGCTCGGTCAGACCCGGGTTGGTCGCCGACGGGGAAATGGCGGTCAGACCCGCGTCACCCAGCAGCGGAGCCGCCGAGTTCGTGGGACCGGAGAACGCCGGACCCACCAGCGCGATGACATCCGGGTCGTCGATCGCCAGCTGCGCCGCACCCGTCGCCTTCTCCGGCAGACCCTGGTCGTCGACCGGGAAGTACTCCAGCTTGACCGGGAGGTCACCCTTGGCGTTGGCCTGGTCGATCGCGAGCTGGATGCCGCGCTCCATGTTCTGGCCCAGCGCGACGTTGTCACCGGAGAGCGGACCCTGGAACGCAATCTTCAGCGTGTCGCCGCTACTGCCGGAGTCACTGGCGCACCCCGTGAGCGCCAGAGCACCCACTGCCAGCGGTATGGCCAGCCTGACGATGTTCTTGTTCAGCACTACGAACCCCTTGGAGCCGCCCGAACGATCTTGTCTGCGGAGGAAGTTGACGTCCTCGCGCAGGACACCGCCAATCGGTGCGGTGTGCGGGGAATGTAATCGCGCGTTCGGGCACACGGATAGGTGACCGAACGATGTGTGATCGCCCTGTGACCTGAGTCATGCGCCGGAAACAGAACACTCCTTACCGGCGACCGGACATCTCAGCAATGATCCAGAACTTCCCGACATACCCCGGCGTGATCTTCCCGACCACATACCTCCACCCGCCACCAAGCCCCTGAACAGGCACTCTCCCATCCCCACCGCCCGCACGAACCGGCCGGAGCATGCCCACGCCCACCCCGCCCCACACATCCGGAACAGCACCACCGTCTCACCGGACAAGCCTTCCCCTGCCGGGACGCGACACCGTAGCGCGCACCCCCCGCCGCGCGGCCGAATCGAAAACGACCTTCACAACATCCCCCGGAACATCACAAGGCCCCCGGTCACCATGTGACCGAGGGCCCCCACACCACGCGCCGCCTACTGCCCCGACTGTCCCTTGGCCGCCTTCTTCTCCTCGGCGTCCTCGATGACCGCCTCCGCGACCTGCTGCATCGACAGCCGCCGGTCCATCGACGTCTTCTGGATCCACCGGAACGCCGCCGGCTCCGTCAGCCCGTACTGCGTCTGCAGAATGCTCTTCGCCCGGTCCACCAGCTTGCGCGTCTCCAGCCGCTGCGAAAGATCAGCGACCTCCTTCTCCAGCGCCTTCAGCTCCGTGAACCGCGACACGGCCATCTCGATCGCCGGCACGACATCGCTCTTGCTGAACGGCTTCACCAGATACGCCATCGCCCCGGCGTCCCGCGCCCGCTCCACGAGATCGCGCTGCGAGAAGGCGGTGAGCATCAGGACCGGCGCGATCGACTCCTCGGCGATCTTCTCCGCCGCGGAGATGCCGTCGAGCACGGGCATCTTCACATCCAGAATGACGAGGTCCGGCCGGTGCTCCCGCGCCAGCTCGACCGCCCGCTGCCCGTCGCCCGCCTCACCGACGACGGAGTAGCCCTCCTCCTCGAGCATCTCTTTGAGATCGAGCCTGATCAGGGCCTCGTCCTCGGCGATGACGACACGCGTCGTCAGCGGCGGAACATGCGACTGGTCGTCGTCATCGGCGATGGGCTGGGGCGACTCGGGGGCGGTCACGGTGCTCCTTGTTCCAGACAGGTACTGCTCCCCACGAGCCTACCTAGCTGCGGTAAGGTGATGGCCAGCGGGATTCGCCATCCCCAACCTTTCCAAGGCCCCAGTACTCCAACTGGTTAGAGAGGCCGCTCTCAAACAGCGGACAGTGTGGGTTCGAATCCCACCTGGGGCACATTTCCTTAGATTGCAAGGTCGCCTGTTTCTTCACTCGATCGCGGGATCTACCATAGAAACCGCCCCTGGTGACCCATCCCAAGGCATTGTCGGCCGCGTGTACGACATCCACACGCGCAAGCGTGTCCTGGCACTCGTCGGCCAAGGTCGCAGCCTGAACTCAGTGAGCCGGGAGACCGGCGTCTCTCGAGCAGCAATACGCTCCTGGCAATCACGACTGGAGCCCCTGAGCAGAAGCACTCCTTGCCCACGCTGCGAGGCCGCCCCACGTCTACCGGACGGCCCCGCTGCGTACAGCTACCTCCTCAGCCTCTACCTGGGCGACGGCTGCATCAGCCCCTCGCGCCGCGGCGTCTACGTCCTGCGCGTCGCCTGCGCCGACAACTGGCCGGGGCTTATCGAGGCCTGCGCCGAGGCGATGCGAATCGTCAGACCCCACAACAAGGTGTTCCGCGTCCGCAGCGGAGGCTGCCAGTACGTGACAGCAGCCAGCAAGCACTGGCCCTGTCTGTTCCCTCAACACGGGACGGGCAGAAAGCACGAACGCAAGATCGCTCTGGAGCCCTGGCAACAGGCAATCGTGGACTCCCAGCCATGGGACTTTGTCCGCGGGCTGATCCACTCCGACGGCTGCCGGATCACCAACTGGACAACACGGCTGGTCGGCGGTGTCCAGAAGCGTTACGAGTACCCCCGGTACTTCTTCACCAATGTGTCCCTCGACATCACTGGTCTGTTCACCAGTGCGCTCGACCTCGTGGGCGTGAGTGGAAAACCACCAGCCGCCCAGGCGGCGGCGCCAACATCTCCGTCGCCCGCCGCGCGTCCGTCGCGTTGATGGACGCGCACGTCGGGCCGAAGTACTGAAGGGCGTCCGCTACTTCAGGCTTTCGCCGATGTGGTGGACGCGGACCAGGTTGGTCGAGCCGGGGACGCCCGGGGGTGAGCCGGCGGTGATGATCACGATGTCGCCGCGGCGGCAGCGGCCGATCCGGAGGAGTTCCTCGTCGACCTGGGCGACCATCGCGTCCGTCGACTCGACGTGCGGGCCGAGGAAGGTCTCGACGCCCCAGGTGAGGTTGAGCTGGGAGCGGGTGGCGGGGTCGGGGGTGAAGGCGAGGAGGGGGATCGGGGAGCGGTAGCGCGAGAGGCGTTTGACGGTGTCGCCGGACTGGGTGAAGGCGACGAGGAACTTCGCGCCGAGGAAGTCGCCGATCTCGGCGGCGGCGCGGGCGACGGCGCCGCCCTGGGTGCGGGGCTTGTTGCGTTCGGTGAGCGGGGGGAGGCCCTTGGCCAGGACGTCTTCTTCGGCGGCGGTGACGATGCGGGCCATGGTGCGGACGGTTTCGACCGGGTATTTGCCGACGCTGGTCTCGCCGGAGAGCATGACGGCGTCGGTGCCGTCGATGACGGCGTTGGCGACGTCGGATGCCTCTGCGCGGGTGGGGCGGGAGTTGTCGATCATCGAGTCGAGCATCTGGGTGGCGACGATGACCGGTTTGGCGTTGCGCTTGGCGAGTTTGATGGCGCGCTTCTGGACAATGGGGACCTGTTCGAGGGGCATTTCGACGCCGAGGTCGCCGCGGGCGACCATGATTCCGTCGAATGCGGCGACGATGTCGTCGATGTTGTCGACGGCCTGGGGTTTTTCGACTTTGGCGATCACGGGCAGGCGGCGGCCTTCTTCGTCCATGACGCGGTGGACGTCGTCAATGTCGCGGCCGCTTCGGACGAAGGAGAGGGCGATGATGTCGGCGCCGAGGCCGAGGGCCCAGCGGAGGTCTTCGATGTCCTTGTCGGAGAGGGCGGGGACGGAGACGGAGACGCCGGGGAGGTTGAGTCCCTTGTGGTCGGAGATCATGCCGCCTTCGACGACGGTGGTGTGGACGCGGGGTCCGTCGACGGCGTTGACTTCGAGGGCGACTTTGCCGTCGTCGACGAGGATGCGCTCTCCTCGTGTGACGTCGGCGGCGAGGCCCTGGTAGGTGGTGCCGCAAGTGTGGCGGTCGCCCTGGGTGTTCTCGGTGGTGATGGTGAAGGTGTCGCCGCGTTCAAGGAGTACGGGCCCTTCGCGGAAGCGGCCGAGGCGGATCTTCGGGCCCTGAAGGTCGGCGAGGATGCCGACGCTGCGGCCTGTTTCGTCCGAGGCTTTGCGGACGTGCCGGTAGCGCTCCTCGTGGTCGGCGTAGGTGCCGTGGCTGAGGTTGAAGCGGGCGATGTCCATTCCGGCTTCGACGAGTGCCTTGATCTGGTCGTATGTGTCGGTGGCGGGGCCCAGGGTGCAGACGATTTTCGCTCGGCGCATGTTTCGAGCCTATGTCTTACCGGCCGGTAGAGAATTAGTCGGGCGTGACTACTCAACAACCTTTGCGTGAAGGGCTATTGACAAGTGTTGAATTGTGCGCGGGGGTGCTCCGATGAGCATGTGACGGGTCGGGGTCAGAGTTTCGGTGGGGTCATGGTGAAGCGGGCGTTGACCTGGGCGTAGACGGTCTGGCGTTGTGGTTCGAGGTCGAGGGCGGGGGCCGTTTCGGTGGCGGCGGCGCCGAAGCCGCGCATGGCGCCGGGTTGGGCCGGCATCGGGTAGGCGGGGGTGGGTGCTTCTGCTCCGATGTCGGCGAGTTCGATGAGGGCGGAGAGTCGTCCGCCGATGGCGTCGGCGTATTCGCGGGCGCGTTGGACGGCTTCGCGTACGGCTTGGCGGCGGGCTTCGCCGTGGGCGGGTGAGTCGGGGCGCAGTGACCACCAGGGGCCGGTGACGTGGGTGAGTTCGAGGTCGGCGAGGCGGGTGGTGAGTTCGCCGAGGGCGGTGAAGTCGCCGAGTACGGCGGTGATGTGGACGCGGCCGTGGTAGGCGTGGATGCGTTCGCCGCGGCCGTGCTGGGTCAGTTGGGGTGTGACGGAGAAGGCGCCGGTTTCGAGTTTTTCGACTGCCTGGCCGTAGGACTTGACGAGGTCGAGGGCGGCGGAGTTGCGGCGGGTGAGGTCTTCGAGGGCGGTGCGGCGGTCTTTGCCGCGGGCGCTGATGGTGATGCCGATGCGGGCGATTTCGGGGTCGAATTCGATGCGTGCCTCGCCGCGTACGGCGACGCGTGGTTGTTCGGGGGTGGCGTACGGGGTGGTGGGGGTGGGTGGTGCGGCGTCGGTGTCGGTGTCGGGCATGGGTGGCTCCCTTGTGTGCCGGCTGGTCGGTCCACTCTTGCATCCGGGGGTGACAGTGGGGTCGGTCATCGGATCGAAACCTGCCCGGGGTGTTGCGGGGGTGGCGCGTGGGCCAGAATCTACGCGCGTTGTGCATGTGATCGAGGGAGACGAAATGGCGTTGAACCGTAGGACGTTCCTGGAGCGGACGGCCGCCGCCGGTGCCGGTGTCGCTGTCGCGGGTGCTGGTGCCGGGCCGGCGGTGGCCGGGGAGCGGGGCGAGGACCATGGGCCGGGGCGTTCGCGGAAGCGGTACTCGTTCACGGTTCTGGGGACGACCGATCTGCACGGGAATGTCTTCAACTGGGACTATTTCACCGACCGGGAGTTCGACGACAAGGCGCACAACGACGTGGGTCTGGCGAAGATATCGACGCTGGTGAACCAGGTGCGCCAGGAGAAGGGCCGGGGCAACACGCTGCTGATCGATGCCGGTGACACGATCCAGGGCACCCAGTTGTCGTACTACTACGCCAAGGTCGATCCGATCACGGCGGTGAGCGGGCCGGTGCATCCGATGGCGCAGGCGATGAACGCGATCGGCTATGACGCCGCGGCGCTGGGCAACCATGAGTTCAACTACGGCATTCCGGTGCTGCGGAAGTTCGAGGAGCAGTGCGACTTCCCGCTGCTGGGTGCGAACGCGCTGGACGCGAAGACGCTGCGTCCGGCGTTCGCGCCGTACAGCATGCACCGGCTGCGGACGCCGCACGGGCGGGATGTGCGGGTGGCGGTCCTGGGTCTGACGAATCCGGGGATCGCGATCTGGGACAAGCTGAATGTCAGCGGGAAGATGGTGTTCCCGGGGCTGGAGGAGCAGGCGGCGAAGTGGGTGCCGAAGCTGCGGTCGATGGGCGCAGATGTGGTGATCGTGTCGGCGCATTCGGGGTCCAGCGGTACGTCGTCGTACGGTGACCAGCTTCCGTACGTGGAGAACGCGGCGGGTCTGGTGGCGGAGCAGGTGCCGGGTATCGACGCGATTCTGGTGGGCCATGCACACACCGAGATCCCGGAGCACTTCGTCACGAACAAGGAGACCGGCAAGCAGGTGGTGCTGTCGGAGCCGCTGAAGTGGGGGCAGCGGTTGACGCTGTTCGACTTCTCTCTGGTGTGGGAGAAGGGCCGCTGGACGGTCGAGAGGGTCGGGGCGAAGGTCCTGAATTCGAACACGGTGGCGGAGGATCCGCGGATCACGGGTCTGCTGGGTGACGAGCACCGGAAGGTCGTCGCGTACGTCAATGAGGTCATCGGTACGTCGGCCGTGGCGATGTCGACGGCCGAGGCGCCGTGGAAGGACGAGCCGATCATCGACCTGATCAACCATGTGCAGGTGGAGACGGTGAGGGCGGCGCTGGCGGGCGGTGAGTACGCGGCGCTGCCGGTGCTGTCGCAGGCGTCGTGCTTCTCGCGTTCGGCGGTGATCCCGGCGGGTGAGGTGACGATCAAGGATGCTGCGGGGCTGTATCCGTTCGAGAACACTCTTGAGGCGCGGCTGATGACGGGTGCGCAGCTGAGGGAGTACCTGGAGTTCTCGGCACGGTATTACGTGCGGACTCCGGCCGGCGGCCCGGTCGACACGTCGAAGCTGACGAACGCGGACGGGACGCCGGACTACAACTACGACGCGGTGTCCGGGGTGACGTATGACATCGACATCGCGAAGCCGGTGGGTTCGCGGATCGTGAATCTGTCGTTCGAGGGTGCGCCGGTCGATCCGGCGGCGCGGTTCGTGCTGGCCGTCAACAACTACCGGGCAAGCGGGGGCGGGAACTTTCCGCATGTGGCCGCGGCCCAGCAGTTGTGGGCGAATTCGGAGGAGATCCGGAACACGATCATCGCCTGGGTGCAGGCGGAGGGGGCGGTGGATCCGGCGGAGTTCGCGTCGGCGGGGTGGAAGCTGACGCGGGACGGTGTGCCTGTTTTCTGAGGGCCGGCCGGGGTTCGGTGACCGGTCGGCGCTCCCTGACCGGTCGGCGCTCCCTGACCGGTCGGCGTTTGCTGGGACCGGTCAGCGTTCCGATTCGAGGGGGACGAGTGCGGGCGCCTGGCAGGGAATGCCGGGCGCCTCGCGCCGTTCGAGGCCGAAGCTGGTGAAGGCGGTGCGGCGCGGCAGCGGGTAGGGCTCTTTGCCGGTGAGCGAGTTGAGGATGCTCGCGCTGCGCCATGCGGCGAGTCCGAGGTCGGGGGTGCCGACGCCGTGGGTGTGTCGTTCGGCGTTCTGCACGTACACGGATCCGGTGACGGCCGGGTCGAGTTTCAGCCGGAACTCGGCGTCGATGAGGTGTCGTCCGCTGTTGTCGTGGCGCATGTACGGGTCGAGGCCGGCGAGGAGGGGGCCGAGCGGGCGTTCGCGGTAGCCGGTGGCGAGGACGACGGCGTCGGTGGTGAGCCGGGAGCGGGTGCCCTGCTGGGTGTGTTCGAGGTGGAGTTCGACCTTGGTGGTGGCGACCCGGCCGGCGGTGCGGACGGTGACGCAGGGGGTGAGGACGGCGTCGGGCCAGCCGCCGTGGAGGCTGCGGCGGTAGAGCTCGTCGTGGATGGCGGTGATGGTGTCGGTGTCGATGCCTTTGTGGAGCTGCCATTGTCGGGGGACGAGGTCGTCGCGGACCCGTTCGGGCAGGGCGTGGAAGTAGTGGGTGTAGTCGGGGGTGAAGTGCTCGAGGCCGAGCTTGGAGTACTCCATGGGGGCGAAGGCTTCGGTGCGGGCCAGCCAGTGGAGTTTCTCGGCTCCGGCGGGCCGGGTGCGCAGCAGGTCGAGGAAGACTTCGGCGCCGGACTGGCCCGAGCCGATGACGGTGACGTGTTCGGCGGCGAGGAGCCGGTCGCGGTGCTCGAGGTAGTCGGCGGAGTGGATGACGGGCACGGCGGGGGCGTCGGCGAGGGGGCGCAGCGGTTCGGGGACGTAGGGCTCTGTGCCGACGCCGAGGGCGATGTTGCGGGTGTAGGAGCGGCCGAGGGCTTCTGCTTCGCCGTCTGCGTCGAGCTGGGTGTAGTCGACTTCGAACAGGCCGCGTTCGGCGTTCCATCGGACGGCGTCGACCTGGTGGCCGAAGTGGAGGCCGGGGAGGTTGTCGGCGACCCAGCGGCAGTAGGTGTCGTAGTCGGCTCGCTGGATGTGGAACCGCTCGGCGAAGTAGAAGGGGAAGAGCCGGTCGCGGGAGCGCAGGTGGTTGAGGAACGTCCAGGGGCTGGCGGGGTCGGCGAGTGTGACGAGGTCGGCGAGGAAGGGAACCTGGAGGGTGGTGCCCTCGATGAGGAGGCCGGGGTGCCATCGGAAGGCGGGCCGCTGTTCGTAGAAGGTGGTGGCGAGGCCGCCGGGGACGCCGTGGGCGAGTGCGGCGAGGGAGAGGTTGAACGGGCCGATGCCGATGCCCACGAGGTCGTGGGGCCGGTCGAGTTGTTCGTTCGGGGGCGTGCCGGTCATCGGGGTGTGCTGCCTTCCACGAGTCGGGTCAGGGTTTCGAGGGCCTCGGTGGTGGTGTGGGGGTTGAGCAGGGTCGCCTTGAGCCAGAGCCGGCCGTCGGCGCGGGCGCGGCCGAGGACGGCGCGGCCCTGGGTGAGGAGGGTGCGGCGGATCCGGGTGGTCTCGTCGTCGGTGGCGCCGGCGGGGCGGAACAGGACGGTGGAGAGGGTGGGCCGCTCGTACAGTTCCAGCCGTGGGTGTTTCTCGACGAGGTCGGCGAGGTCGTGGGCGGCGGCGCAGGTGCGGTCGACGAGGGCGCCGAGTCCGGTGCGGCCGAGGGCTCTGAGGGTGACGGCGACCTTGAGGATGTCGGGGCGGCGGGTGGTGCGCAGGGAGCGGCCGAGGAGGTCGGGCAGGCCGGCGTGGGTGTCGTCCTCGGCGTTGAGGTACTCGGCGTTGTGGTCCAGCGGTGCGAGGCGGGCCGTGTCGGGTACGGCGAGCAGTCCGGCGGCGACCGGCTGCCAGCCGAGTTTGTGCAGGTCGAGGCTTACGGAGTGGGCGCGTTCCAGGCCGGCGAGGAGGTGGCGGCGGTCGGCGCTGAAGAGCAGTGGGCCGCCGTAGGAGGCGTCGACGTGGAGTTCGGCACGGTGCCGTGCCGCGGTGTCGGCGATCGCGGGGAGGGGGTCGATCCGGCCGGTGTCGGTGGTGCCGGCGGTGGCGACGACGAGGAGCGGGCGGCCGTGGTGGGCGGCGAGCGCGGCGTCGAGCGCGGCGGGGTCGTGAACGGGTGCGGTGACCGGTTCGGGGAGGCCGAGAAGCCAGGCGGCGCGGCGTACCGAGTGGTGGGCGGTGTCGCCGCAGACGGTCTGGACGGGTCCGTGGTGTTCTCTGGCGAGCAGCAGGGCGAGCTGGTTGGACTCGGTGCCGCCGGTGGTGACGAGGGCGTCGGGGGCGGTGCCGCCCGGGTACACCTCGCGGGCGAGGGCCCGGGTGACCTGTGCCTCGAGTTCGGAGGCGGCGGGAGCCTGGTCCCAGGAGTCCATGGACGGGTTGAGCGCGGAGGCGGCGAGGTCGGCGGCGACGGCGAGCGCGAGCGGCGGGGTGTGGAGGTGCGCCGCGCAGAGGGGGTCGGCGGGGTCGGCGGCGCCGTGGGCGACGGCGCGGACGAGGGTGCGCAGGGCGTGGGTGGCGCCGTCGCCGTGCTCGGGCAGTACGTCGCCGGCGGCGTGCCGTACCCGCGCGGCGACGGCGTCCGGCCCGCCGGCCGGCACCGGGCCGCCGCGTGCGACGGCGCCCTCGCCGAGGGCGTCGAGGACGAGGGCGAGGAGGGGGCGCAGGGCGTCGGGGCCGGTGATTCCTCCCGCGAGGGGCGGGGTGTGCGGCATGAGGCGGGTCCTTGGGCGAGGCGCGGGTGTCACACGGGATGTCGGTCAACGGTGACGAGGGGCCCGGTGGGGCGCCCGCAGATCTCAACGATCGGGACCCGAAAGTGGTATTGGCTTGCGGGGTGGGGTGGTTGTGGGGGGTGGGTGCGGTAAAGGGGCGGCGGCGGGTGGGTGCTGCGGGGGCGGGGTCCGCGCGGTACGGGCCGCCGGGCCGGGGCCGGGCCGGTGCGCAAGCGGGTCCGCTGACCGGGCCGCTGCGCG
This genomic interval carries:
- a CDS encoding branched-chain amino acid ABC transporter substrate-binding protein, with the protein product MLNKNIVRLAIPLAVGALALTGCASDSGSSGDTLKIAFQGPLSGDNVALGQNMERGIQLAIDQANAKGDLPVKLEYFPVDDQGLPEKATGAAQLAIDDPDVIALVGPAFSGPTNSAAPLLGDAGLTAISPSATNPGLTEQGFKTFLRGVPNDSAQGAGMADYYAKKLKAKKVYLVDDKSDYGVGLAKVANEKLTAAGIEVVKKSVPAKTPDYSAAAKDVVNSKADALIYAGYYQDAAPFAVKLAEAGYKGAAISGDGTNDMKFVELAGDAANNWFLTCPCTDATVEASTKQFSADYKKKFKVDPGTYSAESYDLTNYVIQELKKLGDKADRASVYDALSKGSYKGLTKEFSFDDKGELKISNIYLYQVKSGKIEYQGSIQELAGS
- a CDS encoding SIMPL domain-containing protein; amino-acid sequence: MPDTDTDAAPPTPTTPYATPEQPRVAVRGEARIEFDPEIARIGITISARGKDRRTALEDLTRRNSAALDLVKSYGQAVEKLETGAFSVTPQLTQHGRGERIHAYHGRVHITAVLGDFTALGELTTRLADLELTHVTGPWWSLRPDSPAHGEARRQAVREAVQRAREYADAIGGRLSALIELADIGAEAPTPAYPMPAQPGAMRGFGAAATETAPALDLEPQRQTVYAQVNARFTMTPPKL
- a CDS encoding branched-chain amino acid ABC transporter permease — encoded protein: MSLVEFWDYLVLGVVLGSIYAVIAIGYTLVYGVLQLINFAHSEVFMLGAYGGLIALTVVAPGDSPSGLASAGFVVLGLVAGAAFGALTAYGLEKVAYRPLRRRGAPRLIFLITAIGASFFLYNLAGKLFGRDPLPMPSAYENKKVLSVFGADLNVTQLLLLASAVVMMVGLDMVVNRTKLGSGIRAVSQDAEVAGLMGVDIDKVVSRTFVIGGLLGGAAGFLYGTFTQVKFDMGFIPGITAFAAAVVGGIGNIRGAMLGGLMLGVVETLTVPIFGGEWRHVGAFVVLIAVLMFRPTGILGERVGRTA
- a CDS encoding ANTAR domain-containing response regulator; this translates as MTAPESPQPIADDDDQSHVPPLTTRVVIAEDEALIRLDLKEMLEEEGYSVVGEAGDGQRAVELAREHRPDLVILDVKMPVLDGISAAEKIAEESIAPVLMLTAFSQRDLVERARDAGAMAYLVKPFSKSDVVPAIEMAVSRFTELKALEKEVADLSQRLETRKLVDRAKSILQTQYGLTEPAAFRWIQKTSMDRRLSMQQVAEAVIEDAEEKKAAKGQSGQ
- a CDS encoding lysine N(6)-hydroxylase/L-ornithine N(5)-oxygenase family protein, which gives rise to MTGTPPNEQLDRPHDLVGIGIGPFNLSLAALAHGVPGGLATTFYEQRPAFRWHPGLLIEGTTLQVPFLADLVTLADPASPWTFLNHLRSRDRLFPFYFAERFHIQRADYDTYCRWVADNLPGLHFGHQVDAVRWNAERGLFEVDYTQLDADGEAEALGRSYTRNIALGVGTEPYVPEPLRPLADAPAVPVIHSADYLEHRDRLLAAEHVTVIGSGQSGAEVFLDLLRTRPAGAEKLHWLARTEAFAPMEYSKLGLEHFTPDYTHYFHALPERVRDDLVPRQWQLHKGIDTDTITAIHDELYRRSLHGGWPDAVLTPCVTVRTAGRVATTKVELHLEHTQQGTRSRLTTDAVVLATGYRERPLGPLLAGLDPYMRHDNSGRHLIDAEFRLKLDPAVTGSVYVQNAERHTHGVGTPDLGLAAWRSASILNSLTGKEPYPLPRRTAFTSFGLERREAPGIPCQAPALVPLESER
- the pyk gene encoding pyruvate kinase, translated to MRRAKIVCTLGPATDTYDQIKALVEAGMDIARFNLSHGTYADHEERYRHVRKASDETGRSVGILADLQGPKIRLGRFREGPVLLERGDTFTITTENTQGDRHTCGTTYQGLAADVTRGERILVDDGKVALEVNAVDGPRVHTTVVEGGMISDHKGLNLPGVSVSVPALSDKDIEDLRWALGLGADIIALSFVRSGRDIDDVHRVMDEEGRRLPVIAKVEKPQAVDNIDDIVAAFDGIMVARGDLGVEMPLEQVPIVQKRAIKLAKRNAKPVIVATQMLDSMIDNSRPTRAEASDVANAVIDGTDAVMLSGETSVGKYPVETVRTMARIVTAAEEDVLAKGLPPLTERNKPRTQGGAVARAAAEIGDFLGAKFLVAFTQSGDTVKRLSRYRSPIPLLAFTPDPATRSQLNLTWGVETFLGPHVESTDAMVAQVDEELLRIGRCRRGDIVIITAGSPPGVPGSTNLVRVHHIGESLK
- a CDS encoding pyridoxal phosphate-dependent decarboxylase family protein, coding for MPHTPPLAGGITGPDALRPLLALVLDALGEGAVARGGPVPAGGPDAVAARVRHAAGDVLPEHGDGATHALRTLVRAVAHGAADPADPLCAAHLHTPPLALAVAADLAASALNPSMDSWDQAPAASELEAQVTRALAREVYPGGTAPDALVTTGGTESNQLALLLAREHHGPVQTVCGDTAHHSVRRAAWLLGLPEPVTAPVHDPAALDAALAAHHGRPLLVVATAGTTDTGRIDPLPAIADTAARHRAELHVDASYGGPLLFSADRRHLLAGLERAHSVSLDLHKLGWQPVAAGLLAVPDTARLAPLDHNAEYLNAEDDTHAGLPDLLGRSLRTTRRPDILKVAVTLRALGRTGLGALVDRTCAAAHDLADLVEKHPRLELYERPTLSTVLFRPAGATDDETTRIRRTLLTQGRAVLGRARADGRLWLKATLLNPHTTTEALETLTRLVEGSTPR
- a CDS encoding bifunctional metallophosphatase/5'-nucleotidase, whose product is MALNRRTFLERTAAAGAGVAVAGAGAGPAVAGERGEDHGPGRSRKRYSFTVLGTTDLHGNVFNWDYFTDREFDDKAHNDVGLAKISTLVNQVRQEKGRGNTLLIDAGDTIQGTQLSYYYAKVDPITAVSGPVHPMAQAMNAIGYDAAALGNHEFNYGIPVLRKFEEQCDFPLLGANALDAKTLRPAFAPYSMHRLRTPHGRDVRVAVLGLTNPGIAIWDKLNVSGKMVFPGLEEQAAKWVPKLRSMGADVVIVSAHSGSSGTSSYGDQLPYVENAAGLVAEQVPGIDAILVGHAHTEIPEHFVTNKETGKQVVLSEPLKWGQRLTLFDFSLVWEKGRWTVERVGAKVLNSNTVAEDPRITGLLGDEHRKVVAYVNEVIGTSAVAMSTAEAPWKDEPIIDLINHVQVETVRAALAGGEYAALPVLSQASCFSRSAVIPAGEVTIKDAAGLYPFENTLEARLMTGAQLREYLEFSARYYVRTPAGGPVDTSKLTNADGTPDYNYDAVSGVTYDIDIAKPVGSRIVNLSFEGAPVDPAARFVLAVNNYRASGGGNFPHVAAAQQLWANSEEIRNTIIAWVQAEGAVDPAEFASAGWKLTRDGVPVF